The stretch of DNA GAGAGGAACCAGGGACAATTGCTAAGGACAATGGATTGCTCTATTAAGAGCATCTGAGAGTCCACCAACCCAAACTACCCACGTTGACAGTATTTCATGTGAACTGGCATTTCCAACTAAAGTGCCGTGATAGTCCTGAAAAGTAatctattttacttttcattagAAGTATTttacattcaggggcacctggtggctcattcgggtaagcagccaactcttgattttggctccggtcatgagctcagggttgtgggatcaagccctgagtcggacTCCTCGCAGAACATGGAGCctggttgggattctctctctccctctgcccctccccaacctgcTCTTACgccagtgtgctctctctctaaaaatttaaacaaataagtattaggggcatctgggtggctcagtgggttaaggctctgcctttggctcaggtcatgatctcagggtgctgagatagagccctgcactgggctctctgctcattggggtgCCTGCTCTCCgttccccctccccacccgcctgcctctctgcctacttgtgatctctgtctgtcaaataaataaatctttttttaaagtattatacattaaaaatattttacattataaaagtaaaatacatttaaataaggTCATGAGATTGCCCTCCATTCTATAGGAAGCAATCAGAATGGGCAAGTTAAGCAGTGCCTGTTCAGAACTGCCGGCATAAGGATGAACACTTGCCCAGGCTCATAGCAGAACATTCTAGGGTGACTCAGTAGGTAGTACTTTAGGCTTGAGGGGGATCCTGGAACCACCCGTAAGGCAGACTGAGGAAAGTATTCCATGGCAAAAATCTACATAGCACCTATTAGGGCCATGGGGATGCAGCAGCTTGTTTTCTCCTGGAATACTGTGGAAGAAATTAAGACACAGGCAAGAACTtaatattaggggtgcctgggtggctcagtcagctgagcatctgcctttggctcagatcgtgatctcagggtcctgggatggagccccaagtcctgctccctgctcagcagcgaatctgcttctccctcttcctctgcctcttcccctgctcctgctctcactctctttctgtacctccatctcaaatgaataaataatattttttaaaaaccccacctTAATATCATTGTTATTTCCAGCTTGCTCTTATTTCTCAGGAGAGCACACTGTCATTTTGACCAGCAGAAGTAGAATGGCTATTAAAGCTGTTGTaaacaaaaaaagcaattaaCACTTCTCTTCCTGGGAAAAGATAACCCTGAATGAACTCAGATCGTTTAAAATTGTGCCTTGAAACCAGAAGCCAGAAGTTCAAGGAATAGGTTCTTACCAGAAGGAAATGTCTATGAGCTTTGTCCCAAGTCCCTATCTCCGAATGATGGTGCCCCACAGGGGAGATGGCACCTGCTTCTCAGAATCTCTCTTGGCCAAGATGCAAACCAGTCAGGGTCTTTAACATCAGGCTAGAgcaatggttctttttttttttttttttttaaagattttatttatttgacagagagagcacaagcaggcagagaggcagacagagagagagggagaagcaggctccccgctgagcagagagcccgatgtggggctcgatcccaggatcctgggatcatgacctgagccgaaggcagtggcttaacccactgagccacccaggcgcccctagagcaaTGGTTCttaatcagggttttttttttctgtcgcCCCCGGGGACATTTGACAAAGTTTGGAGACCTTTTTCACTGAGTGTTCCTGGCATTCGGGAAATGAAAAGGCCAAGCGaggtgctgctaaacatcctaccaTGTACACAACAGCACCCACCAACAAAGAACTATCTGGCCCAAAATGCTGATAGCACTGGGGTTGAGAAACCCTGGGTTAGAGGAATCTACACTCGTCCACAGACTCTGAAaaagtcccaggatcctgggagggCTGGGTTTAAGGAAGTTGGTGAGAGGGATAGGAAAGCATGCTTTCTGGGATCTCAGTAAGAGAATATGTTACTCCTAAATACTTCtatgctattatgaataaaaaaataaccctTTATTCAAGTATTGTTGAATACCTGAGTGGATTTTATAGAATATAACTATTAATTATTGTCAATGGCACCTAACTGATACACCCAGATTAAAAATAAGCTAAGAAAAGTGAACATTACTGCTTAGTCACATTCCTGTAGCTCAGGAAAGAAATCAGTCAATTGACTTCAGAGTACCCGACAGCTCTCCAGTAGGCACAACACAGCGTATCAATGAGATACAAGATCTTCCAGCACTGTTTTTATTGCAGGTATTTGCCAAAGAGGAAACATTTTGAGATGTGACAACTATTCTAAAATTTGGTTGAAAGTTCTTAGTAAGATTCAAAGGAAATGCTTTGCCTTtgaaatcagcaaggaagaaaagCTGCTTATAACCCCTATGTTCGGCACTCACGAGATAGTCTCTGGGATATCATCCTCCTTTTTGAAGCGGCCTGACCATATCAGGATCTTCCTCTCCCAGTTTGTAGGTTTGTGTAATGGCACTCTGTGGCTGTAAGTGTCTATGAGAAAAAACAAGACAAGGAATCTTATTTGAGGTTATGACTCTCAaatttagcaattaaaaaaatgctatttgtgCTTTTTTAGCTATTCATGAAACAGAAACATTGAGAAACCTCAAGCTAATCTGAGCTTTATTCAAATGGGATTTCTTAGGATGCCTCATTTCTCAAATAAGGTTCCAAAATTCTGTGGGGActgaggtaaaataaaaatatttcttagccATTGAAAGTTGAAAGAACACCAGAAACAAACGTAAAGGTAAAGATGAACTAAGAAGGGAACAATGAGAAGCTTATTTGACTTcagtagaaaaagagaaaggttaTAAGGTAAAATACGATAACAAAAGATCTTGAATGCCAGGCTACGCTTTTTAAACCTGATTTGGGAACCACGGTACACTTTCAAGCAAGGAAGAAGTTAATGTTTTAGAAGATTAATCTGCATAatagacagaagagagaaaagaaggatagAATAGAGTGGGCAACAAGTTCAAATGGGAAGCTGTAAAGAGAACGAGGTGATATGTTCTGAACTGGAGTTTTAACGGTGGGAACAGAGACAAAAAGTCTACCTGAAGATGACTGAAAGGGTTTGGAGGCTGATTAAATTAAGACCAGGAAGGGATCAAAGAAGACCTCAAACGTGAATGAGTAAGACAACAGCAGTACTGTTAACCAAGATAAGGTGATTGTGAAAAGAACCagttagggaaaggaaaaagcatgTATGCCTTTTTATATAATATTGAGTCTAAATTTATGCCATCTGAATAGGTCTCATTAATGAAGTCAGAGTCGAGATAATCAATGGTGCAAAGGGAGAGCCAGTGAAGGTGATAAAGACCCAAGAGAGGGCACAGGAGAAAGGGGCAGCGGAGGAAAGTGGAGTGGCAAAAGAGGGAGATGAATAAGAAAGGCACACAGCCACCGACTGTAAGAGaaagtctttcaaaaaaagatGTCACTGAAGGAACAGAAACTTAGGGAGTCACAGAATGTTAGTATTAGAAGGGACCCTGAAGATAATTTCATCCAACTTCCACGTACTGCCTACATCTCCTGCAGACAGACCATCTCCTTGATGTGGCTGCCTACATGACACACTCATGCCCTCCTCCGCACCTTTGCTTGTGCTGTTCTTTTTGTGTAATCAGAAGGCAGCAGCAAAGGAGCTGGAAAGTCCCTAGGagaaaaatccataaagaactgaAGGTGAGAAAAGAGGTTTAAAAGTACAGAAATAGTATTGCTCTAGTTTTATCTTTTAACCCTTCCAGCACTTAGCACAGCTCTATAgttactgttttttgttgttttcattttaagtacATTAAAGACAATTTGGAAAGTACAGATGTAAAAAAAGACGATAAAAACTATCCCTAATTCTCCTGCCATAGCAGaatcactgtatttttattttggtagtgTTTCCTAAGTCTTAACACCATAAGTATGGGGGTTTATATGTCTCTTTATATAAATTTACACATTTATTTGGGTACCATGCTACGCTTACACATGATATAAAAGTCTGTATCCTGATTTGTACACTGACATTATGACAAACATTTCCCATGCCAGTACATGGTATTTATAAGCACCATTTCCTACAGCTGCACAATCTCATCAAGTAGATCTAACATACGGTTTAATCATTCCCAGATTATCTGACATTTAGATCAGTTCTCATTTtcctattatatataaaatatgggaATAGCTTTATATTCAGAGCTTTTTTTCATATATAGGGATTATTCCTGAAGACAGATCCCCAGAAATGAAATACCAGGTTGAAgagtataaacatttttaagctcttgataaatattcttttctatttaccAAGTTCTTTTCTATTTACCAAGACCTGCCTGACGCTAGTATACTCCCATGAAGAAGTAATAAGCAAATAGCTCATTGGAGCCTACAGTTTATATATTATACTCCTTGTTTCCACAGTGGACAGTGACAAGTGTTTGAGTTAAGAATAAGACTAATGATGGCTGAAATTAATGCCTAAGCCAGAGGCTAGCCCTAGTTTTATTGTACCTAAAATACCGTCTCCCAATTTGGTTCATCTTTGGGGTTCTTTGAAAGACCATTTCAAGATTTCTACTTACTTTGGTCCATCTATTCTCCAACAAAAAGCTCCAATCTAACCCTGGAAATAAGAGGTAAAAATGAcagacaaggaaaatgaagaaagcacTGCTTCACGTGAGCCAATGTAAGTACAATCTGGGAGGCATGGAGTACAAGATCGGGAAGGACGTAGGAACCCCTGGAACAGCCTGTCTTTTAGGGTCTTTTGATTCCAAGTTGTTTCACTCTTTGGGAACTGCTTCATCCATAtctggaaaaatgaataaaaacttacAGGCTGGAGCTTTTGGACTTTCTTGTGGCTTGGAACAATATCCATTTATTCTCTTCAAATCAGAGTTTCTGCTAAGTcttagagatgaggaagaaccTCTTTCATATAACCTAAAATAACTTcctagaaaagacaaagaaatgtttcagagaaagaaaatctaatgtctcaaaatgaaaaatgcctatagaatatatatttcacttataaaaattaactcatttaaaaagtGCATATACTACTCTCTATGTAAGACAAACATATTTAAGATATGATACTTGGTGCTGTTTTAAACTATACATGTTTATATTATATGTTAGCAATTTATACTATATACATTTTATCAGCTGTAAGTTTTATAAAAGTACTTCTCACATGTATCTTGTCCTAACAATGGTTCTGGTggaaatattacatattatagcCCTGGGCAGTTAAACCAGATGCCAAGATGCCAGTACTAAAGTCTGGGTAGCCTGTAATGGCCAGCAAGCGGCTCTAGAAAGCCTTCTTCCACCCAAGCTGTAATTCTCCAACTGGAAATCAACTTTAGGTATAGTCATGAAttgtgtaaaattttaaaactatacatttaaaactgtataaaactctgtgtgtgtgtgtataaattttgaaaatctaaGTACACATAGGGATCAATATTATAAATCTCCATGTACTTACCGCCCAGTGTCAACAATTAAGCCAATAAATACGGTTTCAACTCTCAACtagattatttaattattaaagatttaatttatttatttttgagagacatagagagagagagtcgggagaggaagagagagagaatcctcagactctgtgctgagtgcacaGCCCAAcccaggactcaatctcacgaccctgagattatgacctgagattatgagccaaagtcaagagctagatactcaactgactgaaccacccaggcaacgTTTGATGAATTATTTTCGAGCAAATCCCAAATATCCCATTAGTTCATCTATAAATACTTCAGTATGCATCTCAAAACAGCAACTTTTCAAAACCATTATCCAGAATACCATTAGCTTAACTAAAAATATTAGCATGTGATGATCAAATAATGAATTTCCCCAATGggcttgtaattttttttaatagttggctTATTCTAAATAGGTGCACACTGAATATGGTTATGTGTCTCGTGTAGGTCTCCCCCTCCTTTCCTGTCATTTGTTAAAGAAGCTAGGTCATTAGTTCTACAGAATTTCTCTCATTTGGGATTTTGCTGATGGTGTCCCCTTGATGTTGTTCAACATATTCTTCTAAATTCTTTTCCTTATAAACAGATTTTTGAGGCTTCATCAGATTTCGAATTTTTAGCAAGAATATGCCATAGACAGTACTGTGTATTCCTACTGTATCCTACTGTACCGATCCAACTGTATCAGTCTGACTCCTCATACCTTATAAAGACCACCACCACTGTTGACCTTTCATTTGATGTTTTTAGCAGACATTGATGATGTTACCTAGATCTATTATTTCAAAATGGATTGTAAAATGGTCATATTCTACATGAACTATTTGACTATCCTAAGGTAAAAGTCCACAAGAAATGTGGAATAAATTCTTGGTTCTTCCAATTTGCCAGTTTTCAAATTAATGGATTGCTTTCCTTGTAGCCTCCACAGGtgataatttgtttaaaaataagataaaggtggggtgcctgggtggctcaatcgattgaggttccaactcttggttttggcttaggtcatgatctcatgggctgtgggactgagccccacgtccaACTCCATCATCAGCAGAGGATaggtctgcttgaagattctctccctctgcccctccccccactagtATGCATGAGCTTGtacatgcgtgctctctctcggattaagtggagaaaagaaacaaaacaaataaaaataacacaaggaACTCTTGCATTTTAACACATGTTCCCCAGCCCAtttgagtcatttttatttttgatgctcAGATAATCCCATTTTTAGTTACTAGGGACCCTTCTATGTTGGCTTCTGAGTACTTTCAACATGTGCTCAGTGGTCATTGATACCTTCCTTACTTTCTGACATGGCATTCCAGATTCATTTTGAATGCTTCTTGCCCCTGATTTGGAATCAGACATTCCTTTATTGTGCTCTGGTTCCTTTAAAGAGGAAGTATTTTTATAGGTGCCTTAGGAAGGCTCATTATTAGTGAGTTTGTCATTGTTTCCATGGTGTCTCAGTGAGCAAAACTAGGAAATTAATTCATCCTTAAAACAAAGGTATGCTTAAGAACTTAGTTTTGGGGGCTAtggggcacagtcagttaagcatccaattctcgGTTTTGGCCCGAGGTCatggattgagccctgtgttgggctctgcactcagcttggagtctgcttgagattccctcttcccctctctctgtccctcctgctcctgctctctaaaataaaaataaatgtttcaaaaaaatttagtttctgttagccattttcACCTTCAGCCTtagcataaaatttttaaatcagtcaTAATTAATCAGATTTCAAAGCACAGACAGCCAAAAATAGTTTG from Neovison vison isolate M4711 chromosome 6, ASM_NN_V1, whole genome shotgun sequence encodes:
- the FAM162A gene encoding protein FAM162A isoform X2, yielding MNFGSYFRLYERGSSSSLRLSRNSDLKRINGYCSKPQESPKAPAYTYSHRVPLHKPTNWERKILIWSGRFKKEDDIPETISFEMLDAAKNKIRVKVSYAMIALTVAGCIWMVIEGKKAVKRNESLTSLNLEKKARLREEATLKAKTE